Below is a window of Synechococcus sp. RSCCF101 DNA.
AGCTCCACCTCTCCGCGCTCCAGCAGGAACAGCCGCTCGGCCTCCTCACCGGCCTGGAAGAAGGCGTGCCCGTCATCGAAGCGGCCGTAGACCAGACGATCCGCCACCTGCTCGAGGTCGTCCTCCGGCAGGTTGGCGAACACCGGGAACTTGCCGATGTGGCGGGCCTGCGCCTGGAAGGCGGCGATGTGGCGATCAATGGTCACCGCATCGGGCAGGTGGCGCGTGGCCATCAGCGCCTGCCGGGCTGCGGCCACCCAGGCCTCCGCCTGCTGCCGCGGCAGCTGTTCCCGCTCCTCCAGGTAGCTGAGCAGCTCCGGATGGTGCAGGCGGGCGGCGATGTGGCGGCTGAAGCTGAGCGACTCCTGCAGCAGCCGCTCGAAGTCGGGCCGGCTGAGGATGGCGAGCTGGGCCTCGGAGGCACACACGGCCGCCATCCGGTGCGGTGTGCCGGTGAGAAACGCCAGCCGGCCCACGCTGCCAAAGGGGCCGACGCTGGCGTACAGGCCGTCATCCCGGCCCGGATCGAGCAGATGCACCGCTCCCTCCAGCACCAGGTAGAGGCTTTCGCCCGGGTCGTTGCTGCGGAAGAGGGTGTGGCGTTCGCTGTAGGCGGCCACCTGAACGCAGGCCGCCAGGTCCTGCAGATCGCTGATCGGCAGGCCGCGGAACAGATCCACCGCCGCCAGCTGCCGCACCCGGCGCCGGCGCAGGCGGGCGCTCTCGGCGCTGAGGTGGGAGAGCATGGTGGCGGGCTTGCGCAGGAAGCCGCCGCTGCCATTCACCAGCGCGTTCACGAGCGTGTAGAAAAGGCTGCCGGCCACGCTTCCCACCCCCAGCTCGAGCAGGTGCCCCTTGGCCTGGGCGCTGCCCACCAGATCGATCACGAGGGCCGAGAGCAGGGCCCCGGCGCCGAAGGCGATGAGCACCGCGCTCGTGCGGTTGCGGGGCCGCCAGAGCAGGCCGGTGGCCGCGCCGAGCGGCATCGAACAGGCCGACACCACACCGGCCAGAAAGGGCTGACTCGCGATCTGGGCCAGGACTGCCGCCATCGGGTGCCGCGCAGCCGGGGCTGCTCATGGGAGCCGGTCGCATTGTGATCGGGCCGGGCGGAGCCGGCCATGTCTTCAGATGACGGCGCGTTGACCGCCGGGCCGGCCATGCCGAGGTTGGGTTTTTCCCGACGCTCCGATGGCCCATCT
It encodes the following:
- a CDS encoding cyclic nucleotide-binding domain-containing protein: MAAVLAQIASQPFLAGVVSACSMPLGAATGLLWRPRNRTSAVLIAFGAGALLSALVIDLVGSAQAKGHLLELGVGSVAGSLFYTLVNALVNGSGGFLRKPATMLSHLSAESARLRRRRVRQLAAVDLFRGLPISDLQDLAACVQVAAYSERHTLFRSNDPGESLYLVLEGAVHLLDPGRDDGLYASVGPFGSVGRLAFLTGTPHRMAAVCASEAQLAILSRPDFERLLQESLSFSRHIAARLHHPELLSYLEEREQLPRQQAEAWVAAARQALMATRHLPDAVTIDRHIAAFQAQARHIGKFPVFANLPEDDLEQVADRLVYGRFDDGHAFFQAGEEAERLFLLERGEVELLDPRQPRRRPRLIRGGEALGELSFVTGVDHTVTAVARTTGSAWALRREDFDHLLERSAALDEAVRLFLSDERVRTYLQGKQGFTVDLSERWVNRALHEMHRGHLLPSASVVLDEVNSRGSAPLAIWIGLLMDGIPEALTIGAHVIAAPLSSSLLLGLFIANYPEALSSSHGMRQQGFPPFMILGMWAGLALLTGVLAALGAAVFQGVSDRWVSLIGAMAAGAMLTVISETMLPESYAKGGSVVGLSTILGFLAIIYVNGLNASPHGAG